The DNA segment gtgagtgagagagtgtgagtgtgagagtgagtgagagagtgagagagtgagagagtgactgagtgagtgagtgagtgagtgagtgagtgagtgagtgagtgagagagtgagtgagagagagtgagagagagtgagagtgagtgagagagtgtgagtgagtgagagagtgtgagtgagtgagtgagtgagagagtgagtgagtgagtgtgagtgagtgagtgagtgagagagagagtgagagagtgagtgtgagtgagtgagtgagtgagtgtgagtgagtgagtgagtgtgagtgagtgagagagtgagagagtgagtgagtgagtgagtgagagagtgagtgagtgagtgagtgagtgtgtgagtgagagagtgtgtgagtgagagagtgtgtgagtgagagtgtgagtgagagagtgtgtgagtgtgtgtgtgtgtgtgtgtgagagagtgagtgtgagagtgtgtgtgtatgtgagagtgtgtgtgtgtgtgtgtgtgtgtgagtatgtgtgtgagtgagtgtgagtgagtgagtgagtgtgtgtgtgtgtgtgagagagtgagtgtgtgtgtgtgtgtgagtgagtgagtgagtgagtgagtgagtgtgagtgagtgagtgtgtgtgtgtgtgtgtgtgtgagaaagtgtgtaagtgagtgagtgagtgtgtgtgtgtgtgagtaagtttgtgagtgagtgtgtgtgtctgtgagtctgtgagtgagtgtgagtaagTTTgggagtctgtgtgtgagtgagtgagtgtttttgtgttcatgtgtgtgtgtgtgtgtgtgtttttgagtgtgtgtgagagagagagagagtgtctgtgtgtgagtgagcgtgtgtttttgagtgagggtgtgtgtgttttgagtatGTGactaagagagtgtgtgtgtgtgtgtgtgtgtgtgtgtgtgtgtgtgtgagagtgtgtgtgtgtgtgtgtgtgtgtgtgtgtgtgtgtgtgtgtgagagagagagagtgtctgtgagtgtctgtgagtgtgtgtgtgtgtgtgtgtgtgtgtgtgtgtgagtgagtgagtgagtgagtgagtgagtgtgtgtgtgtgtgtgtgagtgagtgagagagtgagagagtgagagagtgagtgtgagtgagtgtgtgtgtgtgtgtgtgtgtgagtgagtgagtgagtgtgaatgagtgagtgtgagtgagtgagtgtgagtgagtgagtgagtgagtgagtgtgaatgagtgagtgtgagtgagtgagtgtgagtgagtgtgtgtgagtgagtgagttagtgagtgagtgagtgagagagtgagtgagtgagtgagtgagtgtgtgagtgagtgagtgagtgtgtgagagagtgtgtgagtgtgagtgagtgtgtgagtgagtgagtgagtgagtgagtgtgtgtgtgtgtgtgtgtgtgtgtgtgagagagtgagtgtgagagtgtgtgtgtgtgtgtgtgtgagtatgtgtgtgagtgagtgtgagtgagtgtgtgtgtgtgtgtgtgtgagagtgagtgtgtgagagtgagtgtgtgtgagtgagtgagtgagtgtgagtgagtgtgtgtgtgtgtgtgagaaagtgagtgagtgagtgtgtgtgtgtgtgtgtgtgtgagtaagtttgtgagtgagtgtgtgtgtgtctgtgagtgagtgtgagtaagTTTgggagtctgtgtgtgagtgagtgagtgtttttgtgtgtgtgtttgtgttcatgtgtgtgtgtgtgtgtgtgtgtgtgtgtgtgtgtttgagtgtgtgtgagagagagagagagtgtctgtgtgtgtgagtgagcgtgtgtttttgagtgagggtgtgtgtgttttgagtatgtgactgagagtgagtgtgtgtgtgtgtgtgtgtgtgtgtgtgtgtgtgtgtgtgtgtgagagagagagtgtctgtgagtgtgtgtgtgtgtgtgtgtgtgtgtgtgtgtgtgtgtgtgtgtgtgtgtgagagacagagagagagtgtactTGATGTGGGCGTCTCGAGTGCCGGTGTGTTGACTCTGAACATTAACTCTGTTTGGAAAGTAATTGACTGTTTGATAACACACTGTTAACTTTCAGAAGTGTGTAATTTACTACATTGTCATTGCTTTTACGAAAAGGCAGCAGAAGGCAAAAAGTATAAAAAACTGATGATAGGAATAATTATTTATTCTTCATGTAAGGGTCATTAGACTGAAAAAcggtatattttcatattttttattaatttaaaatgtcccATCCAATCAAAATCGGTCTGTATTATGAatgcattttgtgcatatttatatattatagcaAACTATCTACACTTTCGGAAGAAAAGGTTCTAGATTGAACCCCACTGAACCTCTTTTTCTAAGAATGTAATTGGCTGATTTTTGTGTCGCTTCCTGTGACCCCTCCCATCTTCCTCGACCCCAAACAAAGGTCAGGACCTTTCCTTTCCACTCAAATAGTTTTTAGTAAGCAAACTGAACTTTGCCAATACTTCAAGACCCTCAAAATacacatcttttatttatttcagacgCTTAACTATTATTTCTAAGAGggataaccatttttttttaagtttcaggtTTGTATGGGGTCCAATTAGGTGCCAAAagtattttttgtaaaatgatCTATGGAGTTACATTAGTGTCAAAACaactttgtaaaatatatttagccTTCTCCCCTTTGCTGATGAACATGAATATTTACGTCTATTGATGATCCATCACAGCATTAAATACTCATCAGTTTTTCATCTGAAAGTGAAAGTTTTTCCCaagtaaaagtaatttattttgtaatatttatgttgttttgttttataaatgtttctgAGCACTCACGAGttataaaatttaaagaaattaaatgaaattctgTTCATTCCAACGTGTTAATACAGAGAATTCTCAGATTATATGTTCTAATAAATTTCACTCattgatatattaaaataagGTTTCTCAtcagtgtaaaaaaacaacatttgcaCCAGTTTCAAATATAGATAAGAGTTTCCTCTCATACGAGAGCTTCATCTTATCAGATGAGGGAGAAACACGTCTGACAGGTCAAATAAAGCTGGAATGACTAAATCAAACACAAGCGTCTCCACCATCGTGATCTTCAGCAGCTCTGGAGACACTCCGAGAGACGGGTCTCCAGTCATCGACTCTGTGACGCTGTATGTCTTGTGCAACAAATCACAAGGAGTTTAAGAAGGAGTGAGTTCAGGGTCATGAGATTTATGAGGTGTCTGCACCGAGGCCACAAAATCAAACTCAGAATCCCCAACTACAGCAACGACTCTCATTCATCATCTTCATGCAAACAGCCCGAGTTCTGCTAACGGCCAGGAACAGCGAGCGTAGACGAGATTCCCAGAGCCGTCAGGCTTcagagaggaaaaacaaaagCCCGTCATTCCTGGAGATTTCTAATCAAGAACAGgaaaaactaaaaaaaggaaGGTTCAACCTTGACGCTCTCTGGAATGAAAGCGCGGAGCTTTGATTCATGAAAAAAGCtgctttgtaaatattttgtttatgggAATGAATCACTCACATTTGTTTTTCCTTCCGGCAATGCCACATCTGTGCTAAAGATGTCCAGCGTGATTGACGGATTGCTCGCTCTCATCCCAGAGCTGTAATCATTCAGGCTGCCGCCGAAACTCTGCTGACTGCAGACAAATTGACAAGTTAATCTGTGActtcctgtcttcacagtaaacAAAGTGAAAGCTCAGGGTAAAACGCTTCAACCCCAGAAAGAACACGAGGAGAGATTCAGTCAGACTGACCTGTCAGAACTGTAGGGTCATTTAACATAGtcccattaaatgttttttttttaaatcattaatcatgattttaaaatgcgagtgtgtttgtgcatgtgtaagAAACTGAAATTCTAATTCAGGAATTGAATTGAAGCCATCATATCAGTTAGATAAAATAGTTCATGTGACAGCAGTGGTTCAACCATCAATTTATGAAGCTTTATTATGAAGTTTATGAACCATGCATTATCTAGATATAAACTgactgtgtctgcctcccaaacaacgCTGGGTAGATTGTTCCAGAGTTTGGACGCTGAATAGGAAAaagatctgccacccgcagtcaattttgatattctaggttatcaaaggttcctaactgatgatgaggaATTAACAGGGCAGCTATCAAATGTTAGACAGTATTAGGTTATTACTAGCAGAGGTTTTTGAGCTGATattcaacacaactgttttcttttCGAATTTAGCATCCAGTTTGTTATATCagctatgcattccgttagttttgcGAATTGGTACGTTTCATCAGGCCATGAAAAAATAGAGCTAAGTATCATTGGCAAAACAGTGAAAGCAAaaacaccatgtttcttgatgaaaTCTCCCAAGgctaacatgtaaagcgtgaaaagtaacGGTCCTAATACAGAGCCTTGTGGCACTGCATACTACACTTGTGATCAATACCTCTTCATTCGCTGCTAGGAATGAATAATGGTCAAACTAATAAGATTTCAACCATGACCATGCAATTCCAATGTTTCcaacataattttttaatgtattcaaaAGAATGGTGTGGTagatagtgtcaaacgcagcactaagattcaAAAGTGCTAATAAAAAGATACAACTACGATCAGATGATgagagcaagtcatttgtaactgATGGGAGCAGTCTCACTACTATGATACGgtttaaatcctgactggaaatcctcacagataccatttctcTCCGAGAAGGAACATAGCTGAGAGGATACTGCCTTTTCTATTATTTTTGACAGAAAAGGTAGATTTGAGATCGGTCTGTAAATAAATACTTCTCTAGAGATAAAAGAAGCTGTAGgtttgaatgaatatatatatacatcatagTGTTTGAGGTGTAACAACACTTGAAAGTCCAACCCTAAACCATAACCCTAGTCTAGTTAACACTAACCCTATTCCTCAACATGATTAAATCACAGTTCATATTTGTCATTTGGAACACAACTAGTAAAAATTAATAGACTTAGAATAAAGATTTTCCTGTATTAAGCAACAAAAGAGAGCAGAAATATTACTGATGGCATGATCTCATACTCACAGGTGTGTGTAATGAACAGGGGTCAGGAGGTCAGCTGCTCATCTCACCCTCATTTCATGACTTCCTGTCAGACAGGATGTGGATCTGATGTTTtaactctctctgtctgtctgttccagGATGAGCTGTAAGGTGGCGCTGTGGCTGCTGCTCACCGGCCTGCTGTGTCTCGCCTCCGCCGGCCGTAAGACCCGTCCGCAGGGATCCATCCCATCACCCCACAAAGCCGTCTCCAACACCTCCGACCGGCGTGCACGCAAACAGGAAGTGCTGGCCTCCAGCCAGGAAGCTCTGGTGGTGACAGAGCGCAAGTACCTGAAGAGCGACTGGTGCAAGACGCAGCCGCTGCGGCAGACGGTCAGTCAAGAGGGATGCAAGAGCCGCACCGTCATCAACCGCTTCTGCTACGGCCAGTGCAACTCCTTCTACATCCCACGGCACATCAGGAAAGAGCAGGAGTCCTTCCAGTCCTGTGCCTTCTGCAGGCCGCAGCGTTTCACCAGCCTCACCGTGGAGCTCGACTGCCCCGACCTGCAGCCGAACGTCCGCTACCGCAAGATCCAGCGCGTCAAACAGTGCCGCTGCATGTCTGTCAGCGTGTCCGAGTCTGGGAAACAGTGACCACGTTTCACTGGAAACACCTGCTGCTAATCTGAGCTGAAAGACTGCAAGGCTTCAGCATGCCATCTTAAGACTGTCCTGCTGGACACCGGTCAATATCAGTCAGCACTAGTATCCAGCTGTCACCACTGATCACTAGTGGTCACCAATGGACACTATCAATCACCAGTAGTCTCAAACAGTGACTAGAGAGTGTGTGGAGACCGACTGATGTGCGAGAGAAGACTCCACACTGAACTCTATGAAAGAGATGCTGCCACCTGTGTGATGATCTATGATAGTTAACACCAAACATGCATAACTAGACTGATTATAGAGATTCTATGGAAATATGGTACAGCAAAAGAATATATATGTAGAGAAACAAGTGAAGTCTATATTAAAACTATTGAGTTCTATTCTCGTCTTCTGTTCTTGAGGAGTTCAGTCCAGAGCTGACATGGGAAAACTAGCCTTCATGTGGTTTAATCCAGTTGGGTTTCTCCATTGGTTAGTACGGTTATCTTGCAGTAGAGTTTGATTTGCACCATTTAAAAACCCTGGAAGACTCCTATTATTATGTTCGAGAACCTCCAATGGAGATCCAATGCAAATCTGCAGATTTTTTTAAGGGAAAATTGGTGTACTGGCtataaaggcccattcacacaaaataatgtaactataacaatgtttaaattaATCGCTGTAACAATAAGAGAATAGTGGAGTCACATCACACTATATTATATGGACTTTtgaatctcacaattcagatgttTCCACTTGAAATTCTAGGTTTATATCTCAGtttagaattgcaagatataaagtcagaaatgcaagatatgaactcagtattaaatccaaaatgttttatttgtcagAATTAAGCGATGTTAACTCATAAATAAGAGAAAAGTCATTCATTCTCTATAATTTATATCTTGTAGTTCTGACGTTTCACAGAATTGTGAATTTACATCTCAATTTTGAGATTATACCACACAGAATTGAAAAAGCGcataattgcaaaatataaacacgCACTTGTGAGAAAATTTTCAgaattttcagtaaaaaaaaaaaaaagcaattaccTTTATTTAATTGCAGACAATtgtaagatgtaaaaaaaaagttacttttaagatGTAAGTTCAGAATTGCAAGTAAAAGAATtctcagtttatatctcacaattcagactttttctctGAAATGCAAGTTGTCCCTCATTTTGACAAACTATTTCCCTGCTTTGAAACCTTCAGTAAAGACTGGGAGCAGAAGTGGAAAAAGGGAGAAAATATCCACAAAGATCAAAAACAAACCGGGAATGAGACGTGGATGAGGATTTGGGGAGATTCTTATGGATTCCAGTGAATTATTTATGGGATATATTCATTAAATCAGAAGAACAGACCATGACAATGCAATATCTGTTTGCCTTTTTGTTAATCCTATTATTTGAAGTTTTTGGTGTGAATGTCCCTTTAACATGGTAAAAAAACTGAGCTAAGAGTCCTGAACTCTTAATAGTGTCTGAATAATAACCAACAAAATGAACCAAAATGCTTGTTTGAGACGCATAACTCAATCCTGAAAAGATCCACAAGATAAAATAAGATTCCCTTGGGAAATTTGTAAGTAAATCTCCAATCgtgtgaaataaattaaaatgtctgaATTTATTAATCcctttattttacataaattacaCTCTTCTCAAAACGTTCAGATACAAACAGTTATTGCACATGGAGCGCAGACGTCCATCCACACCTCCGACACGCACATGCTAAAAACAAACTAATGTTACATAAagatgttaatattatttatattaatttaaaaaacatcctcTTAAATACatcaagtgagtgagtgaatgtgtggaTGCAGCAAAACCAGAAAACAATCTTGCATAATTTCACAAAAACACTGAGTAGATTCCTGATCGTTCGCCGCTGTCTGATCTGATTCATACTGTACATACTGGAGTGTCTCTTTCAGGTCCTGTAGGACTGGAGTGTGCTTTGAACATGTTCACTCAGCTGAAGACTACAGGACTAAACTGCATTAACTAGTGTTGGTTTAAAAGCGTCATATGATTCCGATGCTTACAATGAAGATGCATCGGAAATCCTGATTCTCTATCCTTTTCAgatctgttaaaaataaaatgaccttTTTTGATGATATTGCTTCAGTCCTCCAGTATGTACGGTGGAGCAAACGTCTGATATGTTCATCCATCTGAACACAGAATGTGACATCACATTTAGACGGCGGATCACTTCCTGTGTGGTACGGCAGATGGCAGATAACACTGAAGCTGCTGCGAGAGCGATTTACAGATGAAACGGCACGAGAGCATCCGTCCGTCAGTCCACATCCGCCTCAGATCTTCATGCCCAGCTTTGCTTTCTGAGAAGAAATAAAGATGCTCATTAAGTCACATGCTGAACTGTCCAGCAGAATCTCACTCTGCTTTCAACTCATTCAGATCTCAATTTCACCTGtcacaagtacagtatggagtCCCTCAAGGCTCAATACTGGGAACGTTGCTTTTCTGCTATCGTTTTGCATTAAGGCTAAACTTTTTCTGTTTAAcactttaaagctgctttgacaaccagtattgtataaagtgctacacAAATAAAGGTGAATTGCAAGTTTAAATGCACaactgcatgatataaactcgcagATGCATTATAAAGTCAATTGTTATATATAAGCTTATAACTGCGAGAAAGTAATCAGAATTGTTAAATtctgttaaattgataaaaagtcactattttttattcagtggcagaaacaggcttccatagttaCACCAATTATTTGACATTGCACTCGTATGATCTGCTGTATGATATTTCTGTAAAGCTGCACTGAAACCATGTGCACGGTGGATAAACGGACTTACAATTCCAGACGCGTGTTTGGGTTTGACGCTGTAAGTGGCTTTTTCTTTGACCTGCCGAaaacactcctccgccgccttcAGCCTGAGAGACACAACATGAAGAGAAAAGAGGAACAGATCCACACATCAGTCAGACAATATACATAACATCATAAAAACTATTATGAAcaccataaaaaatattacttcaaagaaaaaaataataacttgaaATTTTGCTGTGGCAACTCAGATACACAAACCCAAAACTGCTCTAATCCCAGTCACGGTCACAAACTGTACCAGCTACCCACAATCCCCCAggttcaatgacacacacacacacagcgtcagtGGTTTGACCGAGTAGCTCATACATACAACACATACAGCACAAACGCGTAAAGCAACACATACTATACAGCAAATCTCAACTGGTTGATTGACTGTAATGCTGCAAAATATAACCATTATCATCCGGCTCTGATCCGATTAATGCAACTATAAGGCATGAAGAtaaagatattataaacattaacattatgtTTTTCAGCGGTCCATCTAACCGGATGGGAGACAGCTCTTCCTCGTGAACTTTAACTAGTCCTGACAGATCTCTACACTGCTTAATCGGAGCGCTCGGAAGTTATTAAGATCTGCCACGCTCTGTGACGATGTGCGGGTCATGAGTGTGGACGAACGCCAGGAGTTTCATCTCTGTGACCTTACACcagtgaatgaaacacacacaccataatTGGCCATGTTTAGAGTTGAGATGAATCCCCAGACGCTCCTGTGTGATTCTGGAGTCAATGCATTTATCCAGCTCTGTTTGAAGGTCTTTAAATGATTTTTACGTAAATATTTCTGccatttgcacataaactgagaGTCACAActgataagctattactaaatattgtagaaac comes from the Carassius carassius chromosome 39, fCarCar2.1, whole genome shotgun sequence genome and includes:
- the LOC132121139 gene encoding gremlin-2-like translates to MSCKVALWLLLTGLLCLASAGRKTRPQGSIPSPHKAVSNTSDRRARKQEVLASSQEALVVTERKYLKSDWCKTQPLRQTVSQEGCKSRTVINRFCYGQCNSFYIPRHIRKEQESFQSCAFCRPQRFTSLTVELDCPDLQPNVRYRKIQRVKQCRCMSVSVSESGKQ